A DNA window from Pseudodesulfovibrio thermohalotolerans contains the following coding sequences:
- a CDS encoding AAA family ATPase, protein MIVSFSLENWMSFRNQVTFSMVASRERQHGDRVPKLGKYQTRVLPVAAIYGGNASGKTNFFKALSFAKALVVKGTQPDSLIPVEPFRLDAKVADQPSRFGFELLIDEIIYEFSFAVTRKAILEEKLVAITSTSEKVLYHRRDGEPNFDESLAKDQFLQFAFKGTRDNQLFLTNSVSQKVDNFRPVYDWFKDTLELVAPDSRFEPFEQFLDEGHPLYSTMNEMLPQLDTGIAHLGGEEIPFENIPLPEPLKTKLQEDVKEGMTVRLLTEPINERFVVTRKGGELIAKKLVTYHPKADGTEAKFEIRQESDGSQRVIDLLPAFLELSAQVSKKVYVIDEVDRSLHTLLTRRLLEAYLANCSTETRTQLLLTTHDVLLMDQQLLRRDEMWVAERDATGASNLLSFSEYKDVRYDKDIRKSYLQGRLGGIPRILLGGALTNPCLTEESEGDD, encoded by the coding sequence ATGATAGTCAGTTTCTCACTCGAAAACTGGATGTCCTTCCGCAACCAGGTCACATTTTCGATGGTCGCCAGCAGGGAGCGCCAGCATGGAGACAGGGTTCCCAAGCTCGGCAAGTACCAGACGAGAGTTCTTCCGGTTGCGGCAATTTATGGTGGCAACGCGTCGGGCAAGACCAACTTTTTCAAGGCCCTGAGTTTCGCCAAGGCGCTGGTCGTCAAAGGCACCCAGCCCGACAGCCTGATTCCTGTCGAGCCGTTCCGGCTGGACGCCAAGGTGGCCGACCAGCCGTCACGGTTTGGCTTCGAGCTACTGATCGACGAGATCATTTACGAGTTCAGCTTCGCGGTGACCCGCAAGGCGATTTTGGAAGAGAAGCTGGTGGCCATCACCAGTACCAGCGAAAAGGTGCTCTACCACCGTCGGGACGGAGAGCCCAACTTCGATGAGTCCCTGGCCAAGGACCAGTTCCTCCAGTTCGCTTTCAAGGGCACCCGGGACAACCAACTCTTCCTGACCAACTCGGTCTCCCAGAAGGTCGACAATTTCCGGCCGGTCTACGACTGGTTCAAGGACACGCTCGAGCTGGTCGCGCCCGATTCCCGCTTCGAACCTTTCGAGCAATTCCTCGACGAGGGGCATCCGCTTTACTCCACCATGAACGAGATGCTGCCGCAGCTCGACACCGGCATCGCGCACCTCGGTGGCGAGGAGATTCCGTTCGAGAATATTCCATTGCCCGAGCCGCTGAAGACCAAGCTGCAGGAAGACGTGAAGGAAGGCATGACCGTTCGTCTGCTGACCGAGCCGATCAACGAACGGTTCGTGGTGACCCGCAAAGGTGGCGAGCTGATCGCCAAGAAGCTGGTGACCTATCATCCGAAAGCGGATGGCACGGAAGCCAAGTTCGAGATCCGTCAGGAGTCGGACGGCTCGCAGCGGGTGATCGATCTGCTGCCCGCGTTTCTTGAGCTCTCGGCCCAGGTCTCGAAGAAGGTCTACGTGATCGACGAGGTCGACCGCAGCCTGCACACGCTGCTGACACGCAGATTGCTCGAAGCGTACCTGGCCAACTGCTCCACGGAAACCAGAACGCAGTTGCTGCTGACCACCCATGACGTGCTGCTCATGGATCAGCAACTCCTGCGCCGTGACGAGATGTGGGTCGCCGAAAGAGATGCCACCGGAGCTTCGAACCTGCTCTCCTTCAGCGAGTACAAGGATGTCCGATACGACAAGGATATCCGTAAGAGCTACCTGCAGGGACGACTGGGTGGAATTCCCCGGATTCTCTTGGGAGGCGCTTTGACCAATCCCTGCCTCACCGAAGAAAGTGAGGGGGATGACTGA
- a CDS encoding RloB family protein — MPPKRRRFQRPLGERRYRKLFVIAVEGVKTEPQYFAIFNDQQSVIRVNCLKGSHDSSPPQVLKRMEDHLRQEELRSSDEAWIVVDKDQWTDEQLDQLHAWAQARDNYGFALSNPKFEYWLLLHFEDGTGIASSRDCGDRLKRHLPGYDKGIDARKITRDRIDEAIRRARLRDNPPCADWPRALGGTTVYKLVENILQV, encoded by the coding sequence ATGCCGCCGAAGAGACGCAGATTCCAGAGACCCCTCGGCGAGCGTCGCTACCGCAAGCTGTTCGTGATCGCGGTGGAAGGCGTTAAGACCGAGCCGCAGTATTTCGCCATCTTCAATGACCAGCAATCGGTGATCCGGGTGAACTGTCTCAAAGGCAGCCACGATAGCTCCCCGCCGCAGGTACTGAAGCGGATGGAAGATCATCTCCGCCAGGAGGAGCTGAGATCCTCCGACGAGGCCTGGATCGTGGTGGACAAGGATCAGTGGACCGACGAACAGTTGGACCAGCTTCATGCCTGGGCTCAGGCACGCGACAATTACGGCTTCGCCCTGAGCAATCCCAAGTTCGAATACTGGCTGCTGCTCCACTTCGAGGATGGCACCGGCATCGCATCGTCACGGGATTGCGGCGACCGGCTGAAGCGGCACCTTCCCGGTTACGACAAGGGGATCGACGCACGCAAGATCACCCGCGACCGGATCGATGAAGCCATCCGCCGCGCCAGACTGCGCGACAATCCGCCCTGCGCCGACTGGCCACGCGCCCTTGGCGGCACCACGGTTTACAAGCTGGTCGAAAACATTCTCCAGGTCTGA
- a CDS encoding tyrosine-type recombinase/integrase gives MSNRTADLDLTGATEAFCARLSAEGRSPATIAAYRRDLALVARVADELAPGIICRAITAGLLDRAFSAGAVTESGRGPRSAASLHRMKAAVRAFFAWASEAGVVDDNPARSIRMHRLPRKLPVFLTTAEKKRLLKELKGRTDFSALRDRAMIEVLLGTGIRLGELAALDMDDIDLDAKHLRVRAKGNVPQVKFIKTDLRTLLRRYLAERRRHGRPEMEALFLSNRDGRLCQRQIANRLAHWLRKAGIEKELTPHGLRHTFATHLYGATNDLLVVQRALGHRDVSTTQIYTHLVDGQLEEALERL, from the coding sequence ATGAGCAACCGAACGGCTGACCTCGACCTGACGGGCGCGACAGAGGCGTTCTGTGCCCGCCTGTCGGCCGAAGGACGCTCCCCGGCGACCATAGCCGCATACCGCCGGGACCTTGCCCTGGTGGCCCGCGTTGCCGATGAGCTGGCCCCGGGCATCATCTGCCGGGCGATCACGGCCGGGCTCCTCGACCGGGCGTTCTCCGCCGGGGCGGTCACCGAGAGCGGGCGCGGCCCACGCTCGGCGGCCTCGCTCCATCGGATGAAGGCGGCGGTGCGGGCCTTTTTCGCCTGGGCCTCCGAGGCTGGCGTGGTCGATGACAATCCGGCCCGGTCCATCCGCATGCATCGGCTGCCGAGAAAGCTGCCGGTGTTCCTGACCACCGCCGAAAAGAAACGACTGCTCAAGGAACTCAAGGGACGGACCGACTTCTCCGCTCTGCGCGACCGCGCCATGATCGAGGTGCTGCTGGGCACCGGGATCAGGCTTGGCGAGCTGGCCGCGCTCGACATGGATGACATCGACCTCGACGCCAAACATCTGCGGGTGCGGGCCAAGGGGAATGTACCGCAGGTCAAGTTCATCAAGACCGACCTCCGCACATTGCTGCGCCGTTACCTGGCCGAGCGCCGCCGACATGGCCGTCCGGAAATGGAAGCCCTGTTCCTGTCGAACCGGGACGGCAGACTCTGCCAGCGGCAGATTGCCAACCGGCTCGCCCACTGGCTGCGGAAGGCCGGGATCGAAAAGGAACTGACGCCGCACGGGCTGCGGCATACCTTCGCCACCCACCTCTACGGCGCGACCAATGACCTGCTCGTGGTGCAGCGGGCCTTGGGGCATCGGGACGTGTCCACCACCCAGATCTACACCCACCTCGTGGACGGCCAGCTCGAGGAAGCCCTCGAACGCCTCTGA